Within Blattabacterium cuenoti, the genomic segment AGAATTATGATATAACTTTTGAATAGCACGAAATATATCTTGATGTTCTTTCTTATAAAAAACTTCAGGAAAAAGAATATCAACAATTTCATCTAATCCTTTTTTATCAATCATAATAGCACCTATTATCGCATATTCTAAATCTAATGCTTGAGGAGGGATTTTTCCATCCTTTATAATAAAATCAGAACGTAATTTATTTTCTTCCTCTTGGATTAGATGATTCATTTCTCTCATTTATCATGATTTTTTTGTTTTTTTTTTTATGACATAAAAAATAAAGTTCTTTACATATCCATTAAAATAAAAAAAATCAATGAAAATTGATGATTTTTTTAATCATAAAAAAAACCTATAGAAATATACTTATTTTTCCTATTTCTGATTAAAACTTCTGTATCAAAAAATGATAATTGTTTATAATATTTCATGATTTGTTTTTTAACAACTTTGTATGCTAATTCAGGATGAAAATGAGCTCCTCCTAAAGGTTCTTTAATAATGTCATCTATAAGATTTAATTTATACATATCTTCTGCAGTTAATTTCAACAACTCTGCTGATTTTTCTTTTTTTTCCCAATTTCCCCAAAGAATTGTAGAACAACTTTCAGGAGAAATAACAGAATACCAAGAATTTTCCATCATAGAAACCTTATCTCCTATTCCAATCCCCAATGCTCCACCACTTGCTCCTTCTCCTATAATTATAACAATTATAGGAACTTTCAAACACATCATCTCATAAATATTTTTTCCAATAGCTTCTCCTTGACCTCTTTCTTCTGCTTCAATTCCAGGAAAAGCACCTGGGGTATCTATAAAAGATACAATAGGTTTATGGAACTTTTCCGCTAATTTCATAAGACGTAATGCTTTTCTATATCCTTCTGGATTAGGCATTCCAAATCTTCTATATTGTCTTTCTTTAGTATTTTTTCCTTTTTGAGTTCCTATAAACATAAAAGTTTTATCTTCTATTTTTCCAAAACCCCCTATCATTGCTTTGTCATCTCCAATATGACGATCTCCATGCAACTCAATAAAAGAATCTTTTTTCGTAATAGAAAGAATATAATCTAAAGTGTAAGGTCTGTTTGGATGTCTAGACAATTGAACTCTTTGCCAAGGAGTTAATTTATGATGTAACCTTTTAATAGTTTGTTCCAATTTCTCTTGTAATTGAGTACAAACTTCTTTCATATTTACACCACTTTTCTTTTGTATAAGAATACAATTAATATACTGATCCTGAATTTCTTTTATAGGCTTTTCAAAATCTAAATATTCCATGATGAAAAAAAAATATATTTGACTATGTCAATGAAAAAATATATTCTTTATTCAAAAGAGAAATGTATTCTGTAGAAATTCCTTTTGGACATTCAATTTCACAAGATTTAGTATTAGTACAACTTCCAAATCCTTCCTCATCCATTTTTTTTACCATATTTAATACACGATTTTTTCTTTCTATTTGTCCTTGTGGAAGAAAAGAAAATTGTGAAACTTTTGCTGAAACAAATAACATAGCTGATCTATTTTTACATACAGCAACACACGCTCCACACCCAATACATGTAGCAGCATCAAAAGCTTTATCTGCATCTTCTTTTGGAATAGGAATCATGTTTCCATCTACTGTTTTTCCGAATGTATTCACAGAAATAAAACCTCCTGAGATAATAATTCTATCAAAAGATGATCTATCAACAACAAGATCTTTAATAACAGGAAAAGGTTTTGCTCTCCAAGGTTCAATATATATAGTTTCTTCATCATGAAAACGACGCATATGCAATTGACAAGTTGTAACTAAATTATCTGGACCATGAGCTCTTCCATTTATGTATAACGAACACATTCCACAAATTCCTTCACGACAATCGTGATCAAACGATATAGGATATTCTTTTTTACTATATAAAATTTTGTTATTTAAAACATCTAACATTTCTAAAAAAGAACTATCAGGAGATATATTATTAATTCTATAAGTTTTAAATTTTCCCTTTTCTTTATTATTTTTTTGCCTCCATATTTTTAATGTAAAATTAAGTAATCCTTTCTTCATAAAATTATAATTTTTCTTTATTTATAAGAACGAGATTGCAATTTTACAAAATTAAAAGATAAATTTTCTTTGTGCATAATTTCTTCACTAAGAAGTTTTTCTTTTTGATATTCCCATACAGAAATATATTTATAATGAATATCGTCTCGTAAGGCTTCTCCTTCTTTTGTTTGATATTCTTCTCTAAAATGACTTCCACAAGATTCTTTTCTATTTAAAGCATCCATTGCTATTAGTTCTCCTAATTCTAAAAAATCTGCAACACGTTCAGCTTTTTCTAATTCTGAATTGAATCCATCATTTTTCTTTCCAGGAACATAAATATTTTTCCAAAATTCATCACGTAGTTCTTGTATTCTTTCTATGGATTCAGATAATCCTTTATGATTTCTACTCATCCCAACATATTTCCACATGATTTTTCCAAGTTCCTTGTGAAAAAAATCAACAGAAAAATCTCCATTATTATGAAGAAATCGTTTTATTCTATCTTTTACATTTTTTTCAGAATTATCAAATTCTATATGTTTTGTAGATATATTTTTTTTATGTACAACATATTGAGATAAATAATCCGCTATAGTATATGGCAAAATAAAATAACCATCAGCTAATCCTTGCATTAATGCAGAAGCTCCAAGACGATTTGCTCCATGATCTGAAAAGTTAGCTTCTCCTATAACATAACATCCTTTTATAGAAGACATTAAATTATAATCTACCCATAATCCCCCCATAGTGTAATGAACAGCAGGATAAATTTTCATGGGATTTTTATAAGGATTTTTATTGGTTATTTTCTCATACATATGAAATAAATTTCCATATTTAGATTCCATAACACTTTCTCCCAACTTTTTAATTTCTACGAAAGTTGGATTTTTAATTCCAAGTTCATTTGCTTTTTCTATTCCATATTGTTTTATAGAATAAGAAAAATCTAAAAAGACACCTTCTTTTTCTTCATTATTCTCTATTCCTAATCCTTTATCACAACGTTCTTTAGCCGCACGTGATGCCACATCTCTTGGAACAAGATTTCCAAATGATGGATAACGTCTTTCAAGATAATAATCTTTTTCTTCTTCAAGAAGATCTTCAGGAGATTTAGTTCCATTTCTTATAGAAATAGCGTCTTCTATTTTTTTTGGAACCCAAATACGTCCATCATTTCTCAATGATTCAGACATCAATGTTAATTTAGATTGATAATTTCCATGAACTGGAATACAAGTTGGATGTATTTGAGTATAACAAGGATTTGCAAAAAATCCACCTTTTTTATGAACTTTCCAAATAGCACTAGCATTAGCTCCCATTGCATTAGTTGATAAAAAAAACACATTTCCATAACCTCCAGATGCAATAATAACAGCATGTGCTGTATGACGTTCAATTTCTCCAGAAATTAAATTTCTAGCAATGATTCCTCTAGCAGCTCCTTCTATGACAACTAAATCAAGCATTTCATGACGATTATACATTTTTATTCTTCCTTTTCCAATTTGTCTAGACATAGCTGAATAACAACCCAATAAAAGTTGTTGTCCTGTTTGTCCTTTAGCATAAAAAGTTCTAGAAACTTTAGTTCCTCCAAAAGATCTATTTTCAAGATACCCAGCATAATCACGAGCAAATGGAACTCCTTGAGCAACACATTGATCAATAATATTAGAAGAGATTTCTGCCAAACGATAGACATTTGCTTCTCTAGATCTATAATCTCCTCCTTTAATAGTATCATAAAAAAGTTGATAAACAGAATCATTATCTCCTTTGTAATTTTTAGAAGCGTTAATTCCTCCTTGTGCAGCAACAGAGTGAGCTCTTCTAGGAGAATCTTGATAACAAAAAACTTTAACCTTATATCCTAGTTCAGCCAAAGAAGCGCAGGTAGATCCACCAGAAAGTCCTGTTCCAATCACTATAATTTCTATCTTAGATCTATTATTAGGAGATACTAATTTTAAAGTAGATTTATGATTGGTCCATTTTTGAGACAGTTCTCCACTCGGTATTTTTGAGTTTAGTTTCAATATATTATGATTATTATTATTTATAACTAAAAATAAAAAAAAATAATACGACTCTCATTGAATGAAAAAAAACCAAATAGCTATAATAGAAAATCCAGAACAAATAAGCCAAAAATAAAAACAACCTAATTTCTGTATCCAATACAATCTTCTTTTGTTAGTAGATAATCCTAATGATTGAAAAGACGATTGAAATCCATGACTCAAATGGATTCCTAGAATGAAAAATGAAAAAACATATACAAATGTATATATAGGATTTTTAAATAATGAAACAACTATATTATAATCTGAATTTTCATGATGATATTTCATAGGAATCATAAAATTCATCAAATGTAAAATTAAAAAACATAAAATTAAAAATCCTGTATAAATCATAGTACGGCTCCCAAATGAAGAAACAGATTGTTGAACAGCATAATCTTCTCTTCCCTTTGTTTTTCTATTTTTTAAATGCAATCTAATTCCAAAAAAAATATGAATAATAAATCCTAATGCAAGAACATATTCTAATATTCTAACAATCATATTCCTTCTCATAAAAGCAACAGCTTCATTAAATGATTTTTCTCCACAAAAAAGAAAAAGGTTCACACTTAAATGTAACGATAAAAAAGACATAAGAAAAATCCCCGTAATAGCCATTACGATTTTTTTACTTACAGAAGATTGAATAAAGTGACATTGATTCATTAGAGAATTTCTATGTAAGTAAATATATTTAAAAAAATATTTCAATCAAAAATTTATTTTTATCTATTTCCTATTTTTTTTTTAAAAGCTTCTATTAAAAAATCAATATCTTTTTTTTCATTGAAAATTCCAAAAGAAATTCTTACAGGCATCATTGTTTCCAACAAATGTTTATTTTTTGTAATAGATTGAATAACATGAGATAAATTTTTATTATTATTTGATTTACAAGAACTACCATCAGAAATAGCCACTCCCATTAAATCTAAATGGAAATATAACAAGTGATCCTTTTTTGGATAAAAAAAATTTAATATAGTAGGAAGACTCTTCTCAAGAGAGTCTGATAATCCATTAAAAATAACATCTGGAATTATTTTTTTTAATTCTGAAATACAATAAGATTTTAAATATTTCATCTTTTTTAAATGATTTGTTAGATTGCAGCAAGATAAATGTAATGCTTTGGATAAGCCAATAATTCCATAAACATTTTCTGTTCCTGAACGAATTCCATACTCTTGATTTCCACCTGTAATTAACGGTTTTATTTTCTTTATGAGACTTTTTCTAATATACATAAAACCTATTCCTTTTGGACCATAAAATTTATGTGCACTTGCTGTTGCAAAATCAAAAGAAAGCTGTTTCATATTAATTGGAACATTTCCTATGATTTGAACGGTATCTGAATGAAAATAAGCATTATATTTTTTACAAAGAGAAAAAACTTTATCTAGTTCTAAGAAATTTCCTATTTCGTTATTTGCAGACATTAAACTAACAAGCATTTTTTTATTAGATTTATAAAAATTTTTCTTCAATATTTTTTCTAGATGATTTAAATCAATTGTTCCTTTATCTTGAAGATGAACAAATTCTACAAGAACTTGGTAATTTTTAGATAAATCAAAAACTGTTTGTAATACAGAGTCGTGTTCCAATGGAGAAGTCAAAATATATTGAACTTTTAGATTCATTATAGATGATCTCAAAACAAAATTATTGGCTTCAGTTCCACCTGAAGTAAAAATAATTTCATCTGGTTCAGCATTAATTTCTTTTGCAATATGAATTCTAGATTTTTCTATGATAGAACGAGTTTTTCTTCCATAACTATGTTGTGTAGAAGATGGATTTCCAAATGAATTTTTTAATGTTTTTAACATCACTTTTATCACTTCATTTCTTACAGGAGTTGTCGCTGCATTATCTAAATATACTTTTTTCATTAGAATTATAATTTGTTCAAATTCCGATTGTTAAAAAAAAAATATAAAAAAAATCTCGTCATTAATTTTGTATATTTATCATTGTTATTTTTATTAATTCAATTAAAATTTTGATTGAAAATTTTTATAATTTCTACTTATTGTTTTTTGTTTTAAAAATGTTATTAAAATGTCTATTTTATTTTTATTTAAATTGAGTAAATATGAAAATAAATGTTGGATTTTCGGTTCTAATGGGGTTTATGATTGGAATTATTACATGTTATTTTTTTGGAAAAAAAACCATATTAAAAAAATATATTCAATTATTAGAAAAAGCAAATATTCAAGCAAAGAGAATTATAAAAAATGCTGAAAAAGAAGGAGAATCTATTAAAAGAAAAAAAATAATTCAAGCAAAAGAAAAATTTATAGAACTTAAGTATAAACATGAAAAAGATGTTCATTTCAGAGAAAAAAAAATAATTGATGGAGAAAAAAAAACAAAAGAAAAAGAAAATAGATTATCAAAAGAAATAGAAATTTATTTTAAAAAAAACAATCGTTTAGAAGG encodes:
- a CDS encoding fumarate reductase/succinate dehydrogenase flavoprotein subunit, giving the protein MLKLNSKIPSGELSQKWTNHKSTLKLVSPNNRSKIEIIVIGTGLSGGSTCASLAELGYKVKVFCYQDSPRRAHSVAAQGGINASKNYKGDNDSVYQLFYDTIKGGDYRSREANVYRLAEISSNIIDQCVAQGVPFARDYAGYLENRSFGGTKVSRTFYAKGQTGQQLLLGCYSAMSRQIGKGRIKMYNRHEMLDLVVIEGAARGIIARNLISGEIERHTAHAVIIASGGYGNVFFLSTNAMGANASAIWKVHKKGGFFANPCYTQIHPTCIPVHGNYQSKLTLMSESLRNDGRIWVPKKIEDAISIRNGTKSPEDLLEEEKDYYLERRYPSFGNLVPRDVASRAAKERCDKGLGIENNEEKEGVFLDFSYSIKQYGIEKANELGIKNPTFVEIKKLGESVMESKYGNLFHMYEKITNKNPYKNPMKIYPAVHYTMGGLWVDYNLMSSIKGCYVIGEANFSDHGANRLGASALMQGLADGYFILPYTIADYLSQYVVHKKNISTKHIEFDNSEKNVKDRIKRFLHNNGDFSVDFFHKELGKIMWKYVGMSRNHKGLSESIERIQELRDEFWKNIYVPGKKNDGFNSELEKAERVADFLELGELIAMDALNRKESCGSHFREEYQTKEGEALRDDIHYKYISVWEYQKEKLLSEEIMHKENLSFNFVKLQSRSYK
- a CDS encoding succinate dehydrogenase cytochrome b subunit — its product is MNQCHFIQSSVSKKIVMAITGIFLMSFLSLHLSVNLFLFCGEKSFNEAVAFMRRNMIVRILEYVLALGFIIHIFFGIRLHLKNRKTKGREDYAVQQSVSSFGSRTMIYTGFLILCFLILHLMNFMIPMKYHHENSDYNIVVSLFKNPIYTFVYVFSFFILGIHLSHGFQSSFQSLGLSTNKRRLYWIQKLGCFYFWLICSGFSIIAIWFFFIQ
- a CDS encoding succinate dehydrogenase/fumarate reductase iron-sulfur subunit produces the protein MKKGLLNFTLKIWRQKNNKEKGKFKTYRINNISPDSSFLEMLDVLNNKILYSKKEYPISFDHDCREGICGMCSLYINGRAHGPDNLVTTCQLHMRRFHDEETIYIEPWRAKPFPVIKDLVVDRSSFDRIIISGGFISVNTFGKTVDGNMIPIPKEDADKAFDAATCIGCGACVAVCKNRSAMLFVSAKVSQFSFLPQGQIERKNRVLNMVKKMDEEGFGSCTNTKSCEIECPKGISTEYISLLNKEYIFSLT
- a CDS encoding cysteine desulfurase family protein, which produces MKKVYLDNAATTPVRNEVIKVMLKTLKNSFGNPSSTQHSYGRKTRSIIEKSRIHIAKEINAEPDEIIFTSGGTEANNFVLRSSIMNLKVQYILTSPLEHDSVLQTVFDLSKNYQVLVEFVHLQDKGTIDLNHLEKILKKNFYKSNKKMLVSLMSANNEIGNFLELDKVFSLCKKYNAYFHSDTVQIIGNVPINMKQLSFDFATASAHKFYGPKGIGFMYIRKSLIKKIKPLITGGNQEYGIRSGTENVYGIIGLSKALHLSCCNLTNHLKKMKYLKSYCISELKKIIPDVIFNGLSDSLEKSLPTILNFFYPKKDHLLYFHLDLMGVAISDGSSCKSNNNKNLSHVIQSITKNKHLLETMMPVRISFGIFNEKKDIDFLIEAFKKKIGNR
- a CDS encoding acetyl-CoA carboxylase carboxyltransferase subunit alpha, with protein sequence MEYLDFEKPIKEIQDQYINCILIQKKSGVNMKEVCTQLQEKLEQTIKRLHHKLTPWQRVQLSRHPNRPYTLDYILSITKKDSFIELHGDRHIGDDKAMIGGFGKIEDKTFMFIGTQKGKNTKERQYRRFGMPNPEGYRKALRLMKLAEKFHKPIVSFIDTPGAFPGIEAEERGQGEAIGKNIYEMMCLKVPIIVIIIGEGASGGALGIGIGDKVSMMENSWYSVISPESCSTILWGNWEKKEKSAELLKLTAEDMYKLNLIDDIIKEPLGGAHFHPELAYKVVKKQIMKYYKQLSFFDTEVLIRNRKNKYISIGFFYD